One Bos taurus isolate L1 Dominette 01449 registration number 42190680 breed Hereford chromosome 25, ARS-UCD2.0, whole genome shotgun sequence genomic window carries:
- the DCUN1D3 gene encoding DCN1-like protein 3 isoform X1, whose amino-acid sequence MGQCVTKCKNPSSTLGSKNGDRDPSSKSHGRRSASHREEQLPTCGKPGGDILVNGTKKAEAAPEACQLPTSSGDAGREPKSNAEESSLQRLEELFRRYKDEREDAILEEGMERFCNDLCVDPTEFRVLLLAWKFQAATMCKFTRKEFFDGCKAISADSIDGICARFPSLLTEAKQEDKFKDLYRFTFQFGLDSEEGQRSLHREIAIALWKLVFTQNNPPVLDQWLNFLTENPSGIKGISRDTWNMFLNFTQVIGPDLSNYSEDEAWPSLFDTFVEWEMERRKREGEGRGALSSGPEGLCPEEQT is encoded by the exons ATGGGCCAGTGTGTCACCAAGTGTAAGAATCCCTCATCAACTCTGGGTAGCAAGAATGGAGACCGTGATCCCAGCAGCAAGTCACATGGTAGGCGGAGTGCAAGCCACCGTGAGGAACAGCTGCCAACCTGTGGCAAGCCAGGTGGAGATATCCTTGTCAATGGGACCAAAAAGGCAGAGGCTGCTCCTGAGGCCTGCCAgctgccaacatcctctggagatgctgggagggagccCAAGTCAAATGCCGAGGAGTCGTCTTTGCAGAGGTTGGAAGAACTGTTCAGGCGCTATAAGGATGAACGGGAGGATGCAAttttggaggaaggcatggagcGCTTTTGCAATGATCTATGTGTGGACCCCACGGAATTTCGAGTGCTGCTTTTGGCTTGGAAGTTCCAGGCTGCTACCATGTGCAAATTCACCAG GAAGGAATTTTTTGACGGCTGCAAAGCAATAAGTGCAGACAGCATTGATGGGATCTGTGCACGGTTCCCTAGCCTCTTAACAGAAGCCAAACAAGAGGATAAATTCAAGGATCTCTACCGGTTTACATTTCAGTTTGGCCTGGACTCTGAAGAAGGGCAGCGGTCACTGCATCGAGAAATAGCCATTGCCCTGTGGAAACTCGTCTTTACCCAGAACAATCCTCCGGTATTGGACCAGTGGCTAAACTTCCTAACAGAGAACCCCTCGGGGATCAAGGGCATCTCCAGGGACACTTGGAATATGTTCCTTAACTTCACTCAGGTGATTGGCCCTGACCTCAGCAACTACAGCGAAGATGAGGCCTGGCCAAGTCTCTTCGATACCTTTGTGGAGTGGGAAATGGAGCgaaggaaaagagaaggggaagggagaggcgCACTCAGCTCAGGGCCCGAGGGCTTGTGTCCCGAGGAGCAGACTTAG